The sequence GTATGCAGTACTTTCTCTTTCATAGCAAATCTTTCTCCCTAGACACTTGAACGTTTGATTCCTCATATGTCATTGCTGATGTTATAAAgtttgtatcttctgtctttacatgtagatgatataatttttggtgtaCTCAGGATGATCAGTTAGATTGAAGAAAGTCCTGTTGGGTGTTATACAGAATCAAACTATTAGATCAATGCTCTCATTTTTGGTTAAATCTAAAAGTTTTCTTTATGGCCTTCCTTGATGTGACAATATAAGTGAAAATATAAATACTTATAATGCTTTATGGGATTAATATTCTTCTGTTCTTATTACATGATTCGAACTTCAATCGGCCTGAAGAAATGTTAGTTTATGCTTCTTCTGGTAAACCAAATGTTCtgaattttcttcttttctatttttagCTGTGAGTGACTACAAACAATCTCTCCAGTTCCAAAACTTAAATGAGGAGAAGAGAAACATACATATGGAGGTGCACTTCTAGTGCCTCATTCTTGCCTTGGATTGTACTTTCTTGTTTATAGCATAGCATGTCTCAAGAAACTTTTGTGCAGGTTATCAGGGGTGGTAAAAGAGTTGATGTTTCAATATACGATATTGTTGTTGGAGACGTTATTCCTCTAAACATCGGTGACCAGGTAGGTACTTCTTATTTGTGATaccttttttacattttctgcaTGTGTTGATAGTCTAAATATATCTTCAGGTTCCTGCTGATGGAATTTTACTTACTGGTCACTCTCTTGCCATTGATGAATCTAGCATGACAGGGGAAAGCAAGATTGTAAGGGTTCTTTGCATGCTCTATTTTGAGTCATAATTCCATAGGGATACTCATTTCTTAATATGTGCTATTTCTGTAGGTTTACAAGAATTCCAGGGAACCATTTCTAATGTCTGGCTGTAAAGTGGCAGATGGCAGTGGTACTATGCTGGTATAGTTCCTTTTTTTTCTCGTGTAGAGTACTATGTTATTCCCTTCCCATAACAGGGCACTTGTTTCTTGATTTTAAATGCTATGTAATATAGTTAGTCGAAGTAGGGTAAGGAGTAGGAGTGTTCAAAGCTTCTCTTTTGTAGTTTATGTCATGGTGTTGTAGGAGGGATGCATTCAACTACCTTTATTACCTTATCCAACATAACTTTCAATTGACAGTGAGTCAGTGACGTATCATCATCATGCCCTTCCATGTCATTGCTGATGTTTTAAAGTTTTGACTTGCTAGCTCTCTCATGTTCTTGTATAAAGATATTATTAATCGGTTGCCAATTTTTACTGGTATTGGGGGATTAGGGCgacaagaaagaaaaaaaccTAAATCTAAGAAGCATCAAGATCTAATGCAATAATGTGAGCCAATGGATTTGAGAAACTACTATTTAGTTGCTGGagaaagcttctgatttgtttccTCACGAAATTTACTATATCATTTGTTGAGGTCCTGGAGGATATGTTCATCCATTTATTCTATTTTCTGTTCTCTAGTCTGTTTATTATTCTACTATAGTACTATTTCCCCTGACCTAACCCATAAAAtggtcctttctgtatttgtaTTTCCACAATATTTCTTTGTTCAGTGCTTTGATGCTTGGTGGAGTAATTGGTAAACTTGATTTTAGGAACTGGCTAGCATGCAAGCTCTATACAATTTGCTCCCAATGATATAATAGCATGAAACTATTATACAAGTTTTCATATTAGAAGGTAGAGCTTGTCATGTTTGTTTTGTGTCACCCTCATGTTAGAGATGATATTTTAAAGTTTCCTGGTGTTCTTGTAAAAGATATAGGCTTATCAGTTGCCAAACTGGTCTAGAGAAGGTAAAGGCGAGGAAAGAAAAATTTAGTCTGTCATTTGCTGAGCATATTCAGTGCTGGTTGGATTGCTAAACTTGATTTTTGGAACTGTCTTAGCCTAAAAGCCCTGTACAGATTTTCCCTATATTATCATAGCATGAAACTGTAGATAAAAATTTCCATAATAGAGGGTATTGTTTTTGGGTAGTTTTAATTTCCCATGTCCCTTCCTGTCATGATTACAGAGCAATTAGCTTTGTTGAGGTTCACATTTTTATGATTCATTTGTTCATGCATTCTTAGAAGCTAAGCTAGCCTTagttaaataaaacaaattaaatcacTTCTTTTAGAAGAGCTTCTAAAGAAAACTGAAGAGCTGTCGTTGGTCTCAAATTGTTGCCATGGCTaacatatgttatgttatgtaatcTCTTTTCCAGGTGACAAGTGTTGGGATTAACACTGAATGGGGGTTGCTCATGGCTAGTATTTCTGAAGACACTGGAGAAGAAACACCGTTGCAGGTTTTTTTGTCGTGCTGATTTCACATTTTAGCTTAATAGTATTTACACATTTTGGCTATTAGTAATGGATGATTGGTTGTAGGTGCGCTTAAACGGTATTGCAACTTTCATTGGTATTGTTGGGCTGACTGTGGCTCTTGTTGTCTTGGTTGTCCTACTAGCCAGGTAAATTATCTTTTTACCCTGCTCTATAAGGGTGAGTGTCTGTATTTCATTTGTACACTTATTTTCCTACAGATATTTTACTGGGCATACCAAGGATACGGTTGACAGTCCACGGTTTGTTGCTGGTAAAACAAGTCTCGGCCATGCAGTAGATGGAGCTATTAAAATTCTTACCGTTGCGGTATGAGCACCTTCTCATAAGAGCCCTCTCTATGTTTTATGGTTTTGTTTTCAGCTGACGTTTGATGTTTTTCAGGTTACTATTGTTGTAGTAGCGGTGCCTGAAGGGCTGCCCTTGGCTGTTACATTGACGTAAGTTTCTTGAATTAGTCAATATTTTAAAATCTTTTTAGCTTTATGGTCTAAACAACTATAGATATTGTTCCTTTAAGCATTCTGTAGTTTTTTCTTTCCCCCATCTCTTGATGGTGTAGGTGGTTGTCTTAGTGCTGAACTTTCAACTCTTGATAGGGCATGATGCTACTTGTTTCTTGATTTATTCCTTTCTATGTGAAATATTAAGAATTCTGTTACTtacattttctttttctctttttcctttatGTTTTTGACAGTCTTGCCTACTCCATGAGAAAAATGATGGCAGATAAGGCTTTGGTATGCTTTATtattgtcttttatttttttcctcaaTTATAATAATCTGTGATTAACTACAGTTGAATTTCAGGTTCGTAGGCTTTCTGCCTGTGAAACAATGGGCTCTGCAACAACTATTTGTAGTGATAAGACCGGGACTTTAACCCTGAATCAGGTAAACTGTAATCAAATTGCAGTCTAGTTCTGAGGTTTATAATTTCACACTGTTAACGTTGATTGGATAAAGATGGTATGGTCTGTTGGTTAATGCATTAGAGTGCCCTTAAATTACTTCGATTCTTTAGAGTCACGTTAATGTAAAAATAGTGGGACTTGCGTGATGGAATATTTGTTTTAATCTTTATGGAGTCCGGATTGAGTGGGTTTGTATTGGAAATACTCCAGGTGCTTGTTTTATGTGGTGTGTGGAAATTGTTGTTGCTGATATTTCCCTTTTGGGTTGTAGATCATAGGGCAATAgacatttaatctttgtatttCACTCCACCTGTTTGAATAAGCAACGGTGTGTTCATTCACAGATGACTGTTGTTGAAGCTTATGTTGGTGGGAAAAAAATTGATTCTTCGGTAACCAAGTCACAGTTATCTCCAAATTTGGCTTCTTTACTTATTGAAGGCGTTGCACAGAACACAAATGGCAGTGTTTTTATTCCTGAGGTGCGGAATCTTGTTTCTTTGTTTGATCAatgtaataaaaaagaaatctgGCTTACATCAGTGAGCTCAAGGTGTTTATTTTATTGGACTTCGGCAGGGTGGAGGAGAAACGGAGTTTTCTGGATCACCAACTGAAAAAGCTATTCTTGTTTGGGGAGTCAAGGTTTctttttcaattcatcttttttttttttaatgtgtcAATTGGGTGATATAATCTTTCAAAACATTATGGTTGTTGTTTCTTTGTTTGTAGCTGGGAATGGATTTTGGTGCTGTCAGAGAACAATCAGCTGTTCTTCATGTTTTTCCATTCAACTCACAGAAAAAAAGAGGCGGTGTCGCAGTACAACTGGTAAACTTAACTTTGTTGATTTTGGTGGGTTTTGAGGAGGAGATAGTTAAACTTTGGAAGACTGAGCGAGCTTCTAAAAGttgattttttcttttgtttgtttgccCCTCTTTATAATTGACTCGAGAACCAACAGATCAATCTTTACTTAGCATTTTAACTAGAATTGATACACATATACAGTGTGAAAGGCAATTATGATCATTTTCTGGTCCAAAATGAGATATGAgtcatattttatattttataatgttgtaatgtctaaaattgtttttgaaaaaaaaacacataatcTGCCAATCAGTAtgcctcttttttttttttttgtggctGCACTTCTGCTCATTATTATTAAAGGGAAATTACTAATAGTCTATGTTGCATGGACACTCCTCTTTAGTAGTGTTTCTGCATTTCCGTTTTGTGTCCATTTTCGTTTGaaggctattttatgaaggtGATGTTTTAGAAAAAACGTTTCCATGACCGTGCAACATAGTTAATTTGCCATGTTGATCTCTAGTTGAAAAATTGGATGAGAGCTACTCTGACCGAAGTTTTTGTTTCTCATGAGCATTGTGTAGTTCAAAATTCATTTATTTGGTTGGGAATGTGGACTCTGTAAACATGTGCCAATACAATTTTATGGGTTTTCACCCCATAATGTTATTGCAGTAATAATCCAAAGTGATTGTATCATTATTGCATTGAAGCAACTTTTTGACGCCCAAAGTTTTGTTGCATTTTGTGTAGCCCAATTCTGAAGTGCATATACACTGGAAGGGGGCTGCTGAAATGGTACTGTCCTCGTGCACAGCTTACATGGATGGAGATGATCACATAGTACCAATGGACGATGAAAAGGTTGGTTGAAGTTTTTCCCCACTGAGGTTTAAATTTGTAATAGAGTTGATCATAGTTGTCTTGTTCTACTCTCCTCATTTTAGGCAAGTTTCCTACTTTTGTTTTGTTAGGAAGGCTTGCTTAGAGATTTCTTAATATTGTTCCTGGTTCCAGGAAACATTTTTCAAGAGAGCTATTGAAGATATGGCAGCTTGCAGTTTGCGTTGTATTGCCATTGCATATCGATCTTATGAGGCGGACAAAGTCCCAACTGGTGAACAAGATTTAAGCCAATGGGCTTTACCGGAGAATGATCTGGTTTTGCTAGCTATTGTTGGTTTAAAGGTATTAATTGTCATTCACTTTATTTTACTGCACTTAAGTACTTGAGTTTTTGTCCTCTTTTTTTCCCCtaagttattattttttggtttatCTTTGGATCCTTCTACTTCTCTTATATAGTTTTTGCTTTTAGTTTAGCATAGAACAATTTACCTAGTGAGAGCTTTTCTTAGTGTTACACACCCATCTTGCCCTCTCTTATAAGCCTTGAGTTATGAATTTTTTGAAACAGTCTTTCCGTTAATTGTTGGATGTTATGTTTATTTATCTGCCTTTAATTTTGGAGTTGTACATAATATATGTTCTTTTTAGAGCTTCTACTGTGCtttatatgaaaaaaatgtTGATTTAATACTTTGAGGTTTGATGTGGAATGGCAAACTAATTCATATTGACAATGGATGCAGGACCCATGTCGACCAGGAGTCAAAGAAGCTGTGGAACTTTGTCAAAATGCTGGCGTGAAGGTAATTCTATGATATGAAAGTCCATGTGTTGACGATATATATTGTGGGCTCTGTCTGTCGTTCCGCTGTTTAGTGCAATATGTACTTTTTGTCTCACCATTTACTTTTGGTTGTTAAACCTGAAGAAATGTTCTCAAAAGAACAAATATTCAAAGAATACATCTGTTAATAAATCTAGGATTAAGATCATCAATCATAGTTCACATTCCTGTACAACTAAATATTTCACATTGAACACTACATTTCTAATTACtatatgggttttttttttcttctttcctcATGTTACACTTTTGAGAAATGCTAGCATTCCTCTCCTTCCATAACCAGTAAACAGAAGCTTCTACAATCTGCTCTTTTAACAAATCAAATCACAGTCTTTGCGCCCTTCTAAATTCTTTGGCTTATTCCACCTCTTCGTAAATTTTTCCATCATGTTGTTTTAGAAAACTGGTATTTGAAAATTTGCTTCACAGTTCTGTTGTATTATTACAGAACAGTAACACAAACAGTGTTCATGACAACGCCATTTTAGAAGTCTATCCTTTAACAGTTAGCTTATTCTCAATCGCATCATTGATTATTATGATTTCACCAGTATATTCTTCTAAACTCCTTACAGATTGACATTCTCAGATCTGTGTAATGGCATTATTACATGGATTCATGTATGCTGGTGTTGGTTGGACTTCTGATTATGGGTTAATGTgtggtataatttttttattgttttgcgCTCTCTGAGTTATGATGCTTTCATTGATCCACGATAAGCTTGGCAATTTTCGTTTCTCTCTATGATAGTATAATATGCTATTATCAGTTCTTGCAATATTTCATAACTGCAGTTACATAATTATTTCCAGTTtcgtcttttttttctttccttataAGCAGTTTTCAGTGTCTAAGATGAGTGCATCCTTTTATCTCTTCCTTTCTTTATGTTGCAGCGGTCAGTGAGGCTGTATGATTGCAAAACTTTTTCTGTTATATTGTAATGATTAGCGGTGCTTCACATGATTAGAATTGGAGAATATTACGACAAATAGAATATGAGATACTAAAGATATAATAGAAATAATTATGGAACGGTAGTTTATGAAAATATATAACAGAAATAATTATGGAACTACTCTGAACTTATTCCTTATTATGTAACAGACAGTGCAGAGTAGTGAATTGTCTGTTCACTACTCTGCACTGTCTGTTACATTAAATTGCGGTTTATTTTGCCTATTACTAAttcagaaaaaaatatttttgaaaaagatCTGGTTAGGAAAATGTAATTTTGGACTAAATTCCATAGTTTGTGTTGTTGATCTTATGCTTGTCCATGTCCTGCACCTTTCAAACAGAGTAAAAAGTTTGAGCTTTTAATTTCTATTAAAATTAAGTTCTTTGGATGAGTTACTCTCAATAAATTTCAACGACTAcaatgaattgaaacatcatttTTATAGGTGCGCATGGTCACTGGTGATAATATTCAAACTGCTAGAGCAATTGCTTTGGAATGTGGGATACTTACTTCAGCAGAAGATGCTGTGGAGCCTATTGTTATTGAAGGAAGAGTATTTAGAGAGTACTCAGGCGAAGAAAGGGACAAAATAGCTGAGAAGATATCAGTATGTCAATCAGGCCATGTTTGGAATTCCTATGAGAATCTTTGGATGCCCTAATATCAGTATCTCAGGCGCTATTTATTTGAACTTAATAACTGTATAAATCATGTGCAGGTTATGGGACGCTCTTCTCCAAATGACAAGCTTCTTCTTGTGCAATCATTGAGAAAGAATGGACATGTTGTTGCAGTAACTGGAGATGGTACAAATGACGCTCCTGCATTGCATGAGGTTTGGTTTTTACCTTCACCATTCGTGAATTTTGTATGTCAGAGTGTCTTGGTCAGGCAATTGACAAGAAAACAGTAATTTTATCAGTCATGCAACGGTTCTGGTTCTCTTTTATATAACACTTACCTTTCATGGCGCATTACTTTTTTGGTTCCTTTGCAACATTTCTATGCACCTGCATGCACaatattgttttgttttttcttaaattatttcattttatagttgtattaatgTCATAATTGTTATCTTCTGTTTAGGCGGATATTGGCCTTGCAATGGGAATCTCAGGAACAGAGGTTGCTAAAGAAAACTCAGATATCATAATCTTGGATGATAATTTTGCTTCAGTTGTAAAGGTCAGTTATGTT comes from Euphorbia lathyris chromosome 8, ddEupLath1.1, whole genome shotgun sequence and encodes:
- the LOC136202503 gene encoding calcium-transporting ATPase 8, plasma membrane-type-like, whose amino-acid sequence is MTTSFKESPYRRRRDVEAGSVDTDDDDSSPFDILSTKNAPVDRLRRWRQAALVLNASRRFRYTLDLKKEEEKLQVLRKIRAHAQVIRAAYRFQAAGDKENGTTELHLTPDGDFGIGQEPLSTMTRDHKFNELEEIGGAKGVADLLKTSPEKGIHGDDADLLKRKNVFGSNTYPQKKGRSFWMFLWEAWQDLTLIILMVAAVASLVLGIKTEGIKEGWYDGASIAFAVILVIVVTAVSDYKQSLQFQNLNEEKRNIHMEVIRGGKRVDVSIYDIVVGDVIPLNIGDQVPADGILLTGHSLAIDESSMTGESKIVYKNSREPFLMSGCKVADGSGTMLVTSVGINTEWGLLMASISEDTGEETPLQVRLNGIATFIGIVGLTVALVVLVVLLARYFTGHTKDTVDSPRFVAGKTSLGHAVDGAIKILTVAVTIVVVAVPEGLPLAVTLTLAYSMRKMMADKALVRRLSACETMGSATTICSDKTGTLTLNQMTVVEAYVGGKKIDSSVTKSQLSPNLASLLIEGVAQNTNGSVFIPEGGGETEFSGSPTEKAILVWGVKLGMDFGAVREQSAVLHVFPFNSQKKRGGVAVQLPNSEVHIHWKGAAEMVLSSCTAYMDGDDHIVPMDDEKETFFKRAIEDMAACSLRCIAIAYRSYEADKVPTGEQDLSQWALPENDLVLLAIVGLKDPCRPGVKEAVELCQNAGVKVRMVTGDNIQTARAIALECGILTSAEDAVEPIVIEGRVFREYSGEERDKIAEKISVMGRSSPNDKLLLVQSLRKNGHVVAVTGDGTNDAPALHEADIGLAMGISGTEVAKENSDIIILDDNFASVVKVVRWGRSVYANIQKFIQFQLTVNVAALIINVVAAISSGDVPLNAVQLLWVNLIMDTLGALALATEPPTDHLMHRPPVGRREPLVTNIMWRNLVLQAVYQVSVLLVLNFHGKSLLGLKDDNPEEANKVKDTLIFNAFVLCQIFNEFNARKPDEMNIFEGVTKNHLFMAIIGVTLVLQVLIIEFIGKFFDTSKLNWKQWLICAIIAFISWPLAVVGKFIPVPETPLHKFFPKSPFRRKNPPNCPSE